A window of the Dongshaea marina genome harbors these coding sequences:
- a CDS encoding PKD domain-containing protein produces MRKLLLSSLVGVACAAMPLMTQAQPLLSKDGATGIQHVSSMKSSLPESFNGDQSYSSGSKVSLNSLSYQAQEPVPAHSFVPGQASPWVLYVPTPQWDSSAVYSKGDKVELSGQEYEALFWTQGDDPTNPENQNPQQNNGRPWLPLGPAKNYTQQQLDNAPELNTTDTYQSDTLVKYKGANYISEQTVHAVLPGDANPWKIYIEWGDTKQQVGVPKNAWPEHVFSPYVDFSLGSLPNFSQLATQGISHVTTAFIVAKSADVCMPTWGTYYNVNDYSSGYAQIKALRDAGGDVMVSLGGQMNNPLAAACKDVNDLANTYIGIVDNLNLKALDFDIEGSWVADTASYERRNQALAQAQKVWKAENKDIKVWFTLPVLPTGLTLDGLNVLKSAKAHGVELAGINVMTMDYGEWACPASAGEGANIQGQCGVDAINALFTQVKGIYGQGKSDDQIWAMLGTTPMIGVNDTSGEVFYQSDANLVLSHAQQKDLGMIGMWSVARDKPGAIGQASPTASGLSEEQAPEGAFAKIFSVFTPDQPIVQGPVANAGPDQKVVGPATVTLDGSGSTDDEGTITSYHWSQPQGQNVQLTGVDKARASFQVGQVNASYSFTLTVSDGQKTASDEVHVTVSDHIQPPTVTIADVAPVTSGDPLTIVAQASDPEDGTLSYQWSVPNEFTIISGQNSSSLELTAPNVDKETVYRVSVHVDSSTGESADASTQIDVKPNSSCNPSDPDAAKYPKWDANAIYKDPNTKVQYNHLVWKNSWYANPGQEPGHDSVWQLVSNVIPPWNSGTSYNEGAQVSYDGHQWKASYWAGPQDQPGVAPMWSDQGPMDCSN; encoded by the coding sequence ATGCGCAAACTATTGTTATCTTCGCTGGTTGGTGTCGCTTGTGCAGCAATGCCCCTGATGACTCAGGCTCAACCCCTGTTGAGCAAGGATGGAGCTACGGGAATTCAGCATGTAAGTAGTATGAAGAGTTCTTTGCCAGAGTCTTTTAATGGTGATCAAAGCTACTCTTCAGGAAGTAAAGTGAGCTTGAACTCGCTAAGCTATCAGGCTCAGGAGCCTGTTCCTGCGCATAGTTTTGTCCCTGGGCAAGCATCCCCATGGGTGCTGTATGTTCCGACTCCTCAGTGGGATAGCAGTGCTGTATATTCTAAGGGGGATAAGGTTGAGCTCAGTGGTCAGGAATATGAGGCGCTATTCTGGACTCAGGGCGATGATCCTACTAACCCTGAAAACCAAAACCCTCAACAGAATAACGGAAGGCCCTGGTTGCCGTTAGGACCTGCTAAAAACTATACCCAGCAGCAGTTGGATAACGCCCCTGAATTAAACACCACAGATACCTATCAGTCAGACACCCTGGTTAAGTATAAAGGGGCAAACTATATCTCTGAGCAGACAGTTCATGCCGTTCTTCCCGGCGATGCGAACCCCTGGAAGATCTATATTGAGTGGGGAGATACCAAACAACAGGTCGGGGTTCCTAAAAACGCCTGGCCGGAGCATGTGTTTAGTCCTTATGTTGATTTCAGCCTGGGCTCTTTACCCAACTTTTCTCAGCTCGCGACTCAGGGGATCAGCCATGTAACGACGGCCTTTATCGTTGCTAAATCAGCGGATGTTTGTATGCCAACCTGGGGTACTTACTATAACGTCAACGATTACAGTTCGGGCTACGCACAGATCAAGGCTCTGCGTGATGCCGGAGGGGATGTCATGGTCTCTCTTGGGGGGCAAATGAATAACCCTCTGGCGGCTGCGTGTAAAGATGTAAACGATCTGGCGAATACCTATATTGGAATTGTCGATAATCTTAACCTCAAAGCTCTGGATTTTGATATCGAAGGATCATGGGTTGCTGATACGGCATCTTATGAGCGTCGAAACCAGGCTCTGGCCCAGGCTCAGAAGGTATGGAAAGCAGAAAATAAAGATATCAAGGTGTGGTTTACCCTGCCAGTTCTCCCAACGGGTCTGACGCTTGATGGATTGAATGTCCTTAAAAGTGCCAAGGCCCATGGGGTTGAGTTGGCTGGTATCAATGTAATGACTATGGATTATGGTGAGTGGGCTTGTCCTGCATCCGCTGGTGAAGGTGCTAATATTCAGGGGCAGTGCGGTGTTGATGCAATAAATGCGCTATTTACTCAGGTGAAAGGCATCTATGGCCAGGGCAAAAGCGATGACCAGATCTGGGCGATGCTTGGAACCACCCCAATGATTGGCGTAAATGACACTTCAGGGGAAGTCTTCTATCAATCTGATGCCAACCTGGTTTTATCTCATGCGCAGCAAAAAGATCTTGGGATGATAGGCATGTGGTCCGTTGCCCGTGACAAACCCGGGGCGATCGGCCAGGCGTCTCCAACGGCAAGTGGATTGTCTGAAGAGCAGGCTCCCGAAGGGGCATTCGCAAAGATCTTCTCTGTGTTCACTCCCGATCAGCCAATCGTTCAGGGGCCGGTTGCCAATGCAGGTCCAGATCAGAAAGTGGTCGGCCCGGCAACAGTCACCCTGGATGGATCAGGGTCGACGGATGATGAGGGGACGATTACCAGTTATCACTGGAGTCAGCCTCAGGGGCAAAACGTTCAGTTAACCGGAGTGGATAAAGCCCGGGCTAGTTTCCAGGTTGGACAAGTAAATGCCTCTTATTCCTTTACCCTGACTGTGAGTGACGGCCAAAAAACGGCCTCCGATGAGGTACATGTGACGGTTAGCGATCATATTCAACCTCCGACAGTAACCATTGCTGATGTTGCACCGGTCACGTCGGGCGATCCGCTGACTATTGTTGCTCAGGCCAGTGATCCCGAAGATGGGACTCTTTCCTATCAATGGAGTGTACCCAATGAATTTACCATTATCAGTGGGCAGAATAGCTCATCCCTTGAGCTGACGGCTCCGAATGTGGATAAGGAAACAGTCTATAGGGTTTCGGTTCATGTTGATTCATCAACGGGTGAGAGTGCCGATGCCTCGACCCAGATTGACGTAAAGCCAAACTCTAGTTGTAACCCAAGCGATCCTGATGCGGCTAAATATCCAAAATGGGATGCGAACGCAATCTATAAAGATCCAAACACCAAGGTTCAATACAATCACCTGGTTTGGAAAAATAGCTGGTATGCGAATCCAGGCCAGGAGCCGGGTCATGATAGTGTATGGCAGCTGGTGAGTAATGTGATCCCGCCATGGAACTCAGGTACCAGTTATAATGAAGGGGCGCAGGTTAGTTATGACGGACACCAGTGGAAAGCATCCTACTGGGCGGGGCCTCAGGATCAGCCGGGCGTTGCCCCAATGTGGTCCGATCAAGGCCCTATGGATTGTTCTAACTAA
- a CDS encoding glycoside hydrolase family 18 protein — MSKQAQSWPEHALVGYVDISAVGALAEIKPETVKQYDVITFAFVSNNATLDATQLDNINRIKGYEKPGTINLISLGGWGGQSIDSINKDGLIKLVNQHGFDGLDLDIEQVTSGFSAQREQDNISDLVDELHAQGKFVTIAPAVTHLNPIGFNLPATSIDVSDWTRNIPFDAVIAQAYNGFPEEMYPSIIGKLYQNIESAKIVNQHSRVIVGLPTYGGTQHNVKVNGTTWGSYNVWLGECNLAKTGQEIVGEVNSFNDSTQFGGLSIWSLGTDDGADLYVGSASWQTIGKPDPFCPSVDSASAKGYFSSDVAPKIYK, encoded by the coding sequence ATGAGCAAACAGGCCCAGAGCTGGCCCGAGCATGCCTTGGTTGGCTATGTGGATATCTCTGCCGTCGGAGCACTGGCAGAGATAAAACCCGAGACCGTGAAGCAGTATGATGTGATCACTTTTGCTTTTGTGAGTAATAATGCAACACTCGACGCAACTCAGTTAGATAATATTAATCGAATCAAGGGGTATGAGAAGCCGGGTACCATCAACCTGATAAGCCTGGGTGGCTGGGGTGGTCAATCGATCGACAGCATTAATAAAGACGGATTGATCAAGCTGGTTAATCAGCATGGTTTTGACGGGTTGGATCTGGATATAGAACAAGTCACGTCGGGTTTTAGTGCCCAAAGAGAGCAGGACAATATCTCGGATCTGGTCGATGAGCTGCACGCTCAGGGTAAATTCGTGACCATTGCCCCGGCTGTGACTCATCTCAACCCTATCGGTTTCAACTTACCGGCGACCTCGATTGATGTCAGTGACTGGACCAGGAATATTCCATTTGATGCGGTGATTGCTCAGGCCTATAACGGTTTCCCTGAAGAGATGTATCCATCAATTATCGGTAAGCTGTATCAGAATATCGAATCGGCCAAAATCGTAAACCAGCACTCCAGAGTGATTGTGGGTCTGCCGACTTATGGTGGTACCCAACATAATGTGAAAGTTAATGGAACGACCTGGGGTTCTTACAATGTATGGCTCGGCGAGTGTAACCTGGCAAAAACCGGTCAGGAGATTGTCGGGGAGGTTAATAGCTTCAACGATTCAACTCAGTTCGGTGGACTCTCAATATGGTCTCTTGGGACGGATGATGGTGCCGATCTCTATGTTGGCTCCGCATCCTGGCAGACCATAGGCAAGCCTGATCCCTTCTGTCCATCTGTCGACTCGGCAAGCGCTAAGGGCTACTTTAGCTCTGATGTTGCCCCAAAAATCTATAAGTAA
- a CDS encoding thiopurine S-methyltransferase gives MHEAFWHDRWETQKIGFHLEEINPLLREFWSHLELGPDANILVPLCGKTLDLHFLTEKHAQIIGSELSAIAAKDFFDEAGLTPVISSHGKIQSYQAQNLAILQGDFFDIQPEQTATINGFYDRAALIAWPEQARLKYMEHLARLLPQGSRGLLITLDYPQQQLAGPPFATSSHWLEEYVTPFFRIQLLSSEDALSSNPKFVKNGVDYLYENVYLLERL, from the coding sequence ATGCATGAAGCATTTTGGCATGATCGCTGGGAAACCCAGAAGATCGGTTTTCACTTAGAGGAGATCAATCCCCTGCTTCGGGAATTTTGGTCCCACCTGGAGCTTGGCCCGGATGCCAATATATTGGTGCCCCTGTGTGGCAAGACCCTGGATCTGCACTTTCTGACAGAAAAACATGCACAGATCATCGGCTCTGAGCTCAGTGCGATCGCCGCCAAAGATTTTTTTGACGAGGCCGGGCTAACTCCCGTGATTAGCTCTCATGGAAAGATCCAAAGTTACCAGGCGCAAAACCTGGCCATCCTTCAGGGTGACTTCTTTGATATTCAGCCAGAGCAGACTGCCACAATAAACGGCTTTTATGATCGTGCAGCTCTCATCGCCTGGCCGGAGCAAGCGCGCCTTAAGTACATGGAGCATCTGGCAAGGCTTCTTCCTCAGGGGAGCCGTGGCCTGCTAATTACCCTGGATTACCCCCAGCAACAACTGGCGGGACCTCCCTTTGCGACTTCCTCACACTGGCTTGAGGAATATGTAACCCCTTTCTTTCGAATACAGCTGTTATCCAGTGAAGATGCCCTTTCCTCAAACCCTAAGTTTGTCAAAAATGGCGTCGATTACCTTTACGAGAATGTGTATCTTCTGGAGCGTTTATAG
- the pflB gene encoding formate C-acetyltransferase produces the protein MTQRKEVDLQEWEGFTAGDWQTRVNVRDFIQKNYTPYEGDESFLAGASEATTRLWQQVMEGIREENRTHAPIDFDTDLPSTITSHDAGYIDQDLETIVGLQTEKPLKRAIIANGGIRMVESSCKVYGRELDPQVKKIFTEYRKTHNQGVFDVYTRDIINCRKSGVLTGLPDAYGRGRIIGDYRRIALYGIDFLMQDKAEQHKSLEARLSSGEELEATIRLREEIFDQYRALEQIKEMAAKYGCDISKPAQTAQQAVQWTYFGYLAAVKSQNGAAMSFGRTATFIDIYIERDLKKGLITESQAQELIDHMVMKLRMVRYLRTPDYDQLFSGDPIWATEALAGMGVDGRTLVSKTTFRYLNTMYTMGPSPEPNLTVLWSEALPENFKKYCAKVSIDTSSIQYENDDLMRNDFNNDDYAIACCVSPMILGKQMQFFGARANLAKGLLYAINGGVDEKLKLQIAPKADKISSETLDYSEVRANFDKVMDWLAEQYVTALNCIHYMHDKYSYEASLMALHDRDVERTMACGIAGLSIAADSLSAIKYARVMPVRDAEGIAIDFETEGDFPKFGNNDERVDAIACELVECFMEKIKKHPTYRNARPTQSILTITSNVVYGKKTGTTPDGREAGAPFAPGANPMHGRDEKGAVASLTSVSKLPFASAQDGISYTFSIVPGALGKDSEAQKLNLAGLMDGYFHHEQDKVEGGQHLNVNVMNREMLLDAMEHPESYPQLTIRVSGYAVRFNSLTKEQQQDVITRTFTSSL, from the coding sequence ATGACTCAGCGTAAAGAGGTGGATTTACAAGAGTGGGAAGGTTTTACGGCAGGTGACTGGCAAACCAGGGTTAATGTCCGTGACTTTATTCAGAAAAACTACACGCCTTATGAAGGGGATGAAAGCTTCCTGGCCGGAGCCAGCGAGGCAACCACCCGCTTGTGGCAACAGGTGATGGAGGGGATCCGCGAGGAGAACCGTACCCATGCGCCCATCGATTTTGATACCGATCTTCCTTCAACCATTACCTCACATGATGCCGGTTATATCGACCAGGATCTTGAAACCATCGTGGGTCTGCAAACCGAAAAGCCACTGAAGCGGGCGATCATCGCTAATGGTGGGATCCGTATGGTGGAGTCCTCCTGTAAAGTCTATGGTCGTGAGCTGGACCCCCAGGTGAAGAAGATCTTCACCGAGTATCGCAAGACCCATAATCAGGGGGTGTTCGATGTCTACACCCGGGATATTATCAACTGCCGTAAGAGTGGGGTGCTGACTGGTTTGCCCGATGCTTATGGCCGGGGTCGGATCATCGGTGATTATCGGCGGATCGCCTTGTATGGGATCGATTTTCTGATGCAGGATAAGGCCGAGCAGCATAAGTCTCTGGAAGCCAGGCTATCCTCGGGTGAGGAGTTGGAAGCAACCATTCGCCTGCGTGAAGAGATCTTTGATCAGTACCGGGCACTGGAGCAGATCAAAGAGATGGCAGCAAAATATGGCTGTGATATCTCTAAGCCTGCTCAGACCGCCCAGCAAGCGGTGCAGTGGACCTATTTTGGTTATCTGGCGGCGGTTAAATCACAAAATGGCGCGGCGATGTCGTTTGGCCGTACCGCGACCTTCATCGATATCTATATTGAGCGTGATCTGAAAAAGGGTCTCATTACCGAGTCGCAGGCTCAGGAGCTTATCGATCACATGGTGATGAAGCTACGGATGGTTCGCTACCTGCGTACCCCGGATTATGATCAGCTGTTCTCCGGCGATCCCATCTGGGCAACCGAGGCCCTGGCCGGGATGGGAGTTGATGGTCGGACTCTGGTGAGTAAGACCACCTTCCGCTACCTCAATACTATGTATACCATGGGACCATCTCCTGAGCCGAATCTGACCGTGCTCTGGTCGGAGGCACTGCCTGAGAACTTTAAGAAGTATTGTGCAAAAGTTTCAATCGATACCTCATCGATTCAGTATGAAAATGACGATCTGATGCGTAATGACTTCAACAATGATGATTATGCGATCGCTTGCTGTGTCTCGCCGATGATCCTGGGTAAGCAGATGCAGTTCTTTGGAGCCAGGGCGAATCTCGCCAAGGGATTGCTGTATGCGATCAATGGTGGGGTGGATGAGAAGCTCAAGCTACAGATCGCGCCTAAAGCCGACAAGATCAGCTCCGAAACCCTGGATTACAGCGAGGTGAGAGCGAACTTTGATAAGGTGATGGATTGGCTTGCCGAGCAGTATGTGACGGCGTTGAACTGCATCCACTATATGCATGACAAGTACAGCTACGAAGCCTCCCTGATGGCACTGCATGACCGGGATGTTGAACGCACCATGGCCTGTGGTATTGCCGGACTCTCGATTGCTGCAGATTCACTGTCGGCAATCAAGTATGCCCGAGTGATGCCGGTTCGTGATGCAGAGGGGATCGCTATCGATTTTGAGACTGAGGGTGATTTCCCTAAGTTTGGTAATAATGATGAGCGGGTGGATGCCATTGCCTGTGAGCTGGTGGAGTGCTTCATGGAGAAGATCAAAAAGCACCCAACCTATCGCAATGCCAGACCGACTCAGTCGATCCTGACCATCACCTCCAACGTGGTGTATGGCAAAAAGACCGGCACCACTCCCGATGGCCGTGAAGCGGGAGCTCCTTTTGCGCCCGGTGCCAACCCAATGCATGGCCGGGATGAGAAGGGGGCAGTGGCCTCATTGACTTCGGTCTCCAAGCTGCCCTTTGCCTCGGCACAAGATGGGATCTCTTACACCTTCTCTATTGTTCCGGGAGCCCTGGGTAAGGATAGTGAGGCTCAAAAACTCAATCTGGCGGGTTTGATGGATGGCTACTTCCATCATGAGCAGGACAAGGTTGAGGGTGGCCAGCATCTGAACGTCAACGTGATGAATCGCGAGATGCTGCTCGATGCGATGGAGCACCCCGAGAGCTATCCTCAGCTGACGATTCGGGTATCCGGTTATGCGGTGCGCTTTAACTCGCTGACCAAGGAGCAGCAGCAGGATGTGATCACCCGGACCTTTACCTCAAGCCTGTAA
- a CDS encoding KAP family P-loop NTPase fold protein → MIKCNKIDIPEGNPFQHDSLDREETIKFLTQFIKTADTPLVLSIDSSWGNGKTTFVKMWDAYLKSTGIEIPSIYFSAWETDYAENALVALIGELTGEISKINHADDSKIKKGIDKVTKFGKKALKATLPAAVKMLSYGIFDVSHMLEGHADAKKYESITATLSESIAKSMIEGYGESKQTIDNFKKSLTELVSTLNKDKPLVIFVDELDRCNPKFAIEILERIKHIFSVENVVFVLSIDKEQLGHSIRAVYGNDFNTNGYLRRFINFDYILPAPRRDTYANVLFNRYELDINNRDIRELFDVFRFLSDSYELTLREMEYCISIVHMVANMQRVTMIDNTLFIFLIVLKTKEPNMYQDFICERLSIEDMIRHISGDIKIAEPALLISLEAKIACSKERNGNNLFAASTHYQTKLESTRESTPERHRYTAVIKEIIRLQNQGERVKLHDLVKVIEFSSNFNIQLNG, encoded by the coding sequence ATGATAAAGTGCAATAAGATAGACATACCCGAAGGAAATCCCTTCCAACATGATTCACTCGATAGAGAAGAAACCATAAAGTTCCTCACTCAATTCATAAAAACTGCGGACACCCCATTGGTTCTGTCCATTGATAGTAGCTGGGGAAATGGGAAAACGACCTTCGTTAAGATGTGGGATGCATATCTCAAATCAACAGGAATAGAAATTCCGTCTATATATTTCAGCGCATGGGAAACCGATTATGCAGAGAATGCTCTTGTCGCGCTCATTGGTGAGCTTACTGGTGAGATATCGAAGATTAACCATGCTGATGATAGTAAGATAAAGAAAGGTATAGACAAGGTTACAAAGTTTGGTAAGAAAGCTCTGAAAGCAACACTTCCAGCAGCTGTTAAGATGTTAAGCTATGGCATTTTTGATGTTAGCCACATGCTGGAAGGTCATGCTGATGCAAAGAAATATGAGTCCATTACAGCCACTTTATCTGAATCCATTGCAAAGAGCATGATTGAAGGTTATGGAGAATCAAAGCAAACCATTGATAACTTCAAGAAGTCCCTTACTGAATTGGTTAGCACGCTGAACAAAGATAAGCCATTGGTCATCTTTGTTGATGAGTTAGATAGATGCAATCCAAAATTTGCAATTGAGATTTTGGAGCGAATAAAACATATTTTCAGTGTAGAAAATGTAGTTTTCGTGTTGAGCATTGATAAAGAGCAGCTGGGACATTCAATCAGAGCGGTATATGGCAATGACTTCAATACTAATGGATACTTGAGAAGGTTCATCAATTTTGACTACATACTTCCAGCACCACGAAGAGATACATATGCAAATGTGCTGTTTAATAGATATGAACTGGATATAAACAACCGCGATATTCGTGAGCTTTTTGATGTGTTCAGGTTTTTATCAGATTCTTATGAATTAACATTGAGAGAGATGGAGTATTGCATTTCAATTGTGCATATGGTTGCAAACATGCAACGAGTAACCATGATTGACAACACCCTATTCATCTTCTTAATTGTGCTAAAGACGAAAGAACCCAATATGTATCAAGACTTTATATGCGAAAGGCTATCAATAGAAGATATGATACGTCATATTTCAGGTGATATAAAAATTGCAGAACCAGCACTTTTAATATCTTTAGAAGCAAAGATTGCATGCTCCAAAGAAAGAAATGGAAATAATCTGTTCGCAGCAAGCACCCATTATCAAACAAAGCTCGAATCCACTAGAGAATCAACCCCTGAAAGGCATCGATACACTGCCGTTATTAAGGAGATTATAAGGCTTCAGAATCAAGGAGAAAGAGTAAAACTTCATGACTTGGTTAAGGTGATTGAGTTTTCTTCAAACTTTAATATCCAGTTAAATGGGTAG
- the fur gene encoding ferric iron uptake transcriptional regulator — protein sequence MEIASATMSDNNNQALKRAGLKVTLPRIKMLEILKQPNCQHISAEELYKRLIDQGEEIGLATVYRVLNQFDDAGIVTRHHFEGGKSVFELSTQEHHDHLVCLDCGKVIEFSDSVIEERQQEIARRYNIKLTNHSLYLYGTCPDGKCNHEGDA from the coding sequence ATGGAAATCGCTTCAGCAACGATGTCAGATAACAACAACCAGGCACTCAAACGAGCAGGTCTCAAAGTTACCTTACCCAGAATTAAGATGCTCGAGATCCTTAAACAACCCAACTGTCAGCACATCAGTGCTGAAGAGCTATACAAGCGACTCATCGATCAGGGAGAGGAGATCGGCCTGGCCACCGTCTACCGGGTGTTAAACCAGTTTGATGATGCCGGAATTGTCACCCGCCATCACTTTGAAGGTGGTAAGTCGGTCTTTGAGCTCAGCACTCAGGAGCACCATGATCACCTGGTTTGCCTCGACTGTGGTAAGGTCATCGAGTTTTCAGACTCTGTCATTGAAGAGCGTCAGCAAGAGATTGCCCGCCGCTACAATATCAAACTGACCAATCACAGCCTCTATCTCTACGGCACCTGCCCCGACGGCAAGTGTAATCATGAGGGTGACGCCTGA
- the pyk gene encoding pyruvate kinase, with the protein MIRRTKIVTTLGPATDRDNNLEGIIKAGANMVRMNFSHGTPEDHIKRANDVREISKKLGKHVAILGDLQGPKIRVSTFKDGKIHLAVGDKFTLDAALGKGEGDQNQVGIDYKELPNDVTPGDILLLDDGRVQLRVETIDGTRVYTEVTVAGPLSNNKGINKQGGGLTAPALTDKDKADIVTAAKIACDYIAVSFPRNGDDMRYARELVREAGSNAKLVAKVERAEAVSTDEAMEDVILASDVVMVARGDLGVEIGDPELVGVQKKLIRTARRLNRVVITATQMMESMISAPLPTRAEVMDVANAVLDGTDAVMLSAETAAGDFPIETVTAMSNVCLGAERHPSVNVSNHRMNYTFNSVEETVAMSTMYAANHMQGVKAIVTLTESGLTPRLMSRLSSGLPIFSMSRHQQALNWTNLYRGVTPVYFDPDTDQSLLSICREALSTLKNDGYVKEGDLVLITYGNKFETVGSTNSIKILTVE; encoded by the coding sequence ATGATTAGAAGAACCAAGATTGTGACCACCCTGGGTCCAGCCACCGATCGCGACAACAACCTTGAGGGAATCATCAAGGCCGGCGCAAACATGGTGCGTATGAACTTCTCCCACGGGACCCCAGAAGATCACATCAAGCGTGCCAATGACGTACGTGAGATCTCCAAGAAACTGGGTAAGCATGTTGCAATCCTCGGCGATCTGCAGGGACCAAAAATCCGTGTCTCCACTTTTAAAGATGGAAAGATCCACCTGGCCGTTGGTGACAAATTCACCCTGGATGCTGCTTTAGGCAAGGGCGAAGGCGATCAAAACCAGGTTGGCATCGACTATAAAGAGCTGCCAAATGACGTCACTCCGGGCGATATTCTGCTGCTGGATGATGGTCGTGTTCAGCTGCGCGTTGAAACCATCGATGGCACTCGCGTTTACACCGAAGTCACTGTTGCCGGACCTCTGTCTAACAACAAGGGTATCAACAAGCAAGGTGGTGGTCTGACCGCTCCTGCCCTGACCGACAAAGATAAGGCCGACATCGTCACCGCAGCAAAGATTGCTTGTGACTACATCGCAGTTTCCTTCCCACGTAATGGCGATGACATGCGTTATGCGCGTGAGCTGGTTCGTGAAGCGGGCAGCAATGCCAAGCTGGTTGCTAAGGTTGAGCGTGCTGAAGCAGTTTCTACCGATGAAGCGATGGAAGATGTGATCCTGGCCTCCGACGTGGTGATGGTTGCTCGTGGTGACCTGGGTGTTGAGATCGGCGATCCAGAGCTGGTTGGTGTTCAGAAGAAGCTGATCCGTACCGCCCGTCGTCTGAACCGCGTGGTGATCACTGCGACTCAGATGATGGAGTCGATGATCAGTGCACCTCTGCCGACTCGTGCAGAAGTTATGGATGTTGCGAACGCCGTCCTGGATGGTACCGATGCGGTGATGCTTTCTGCTGAAACTGCGGCCGGTGACTTCCCAATCGAGACCGTGACCGCCATGTCTAACGTCTGTCTGGGCGCAGAGCGTCACCCAAGTGTGAACGTCTCTAACCACCGCATGAACTACACCTTCAACTCTGTTGAAGAGACTGTAGCCATGTCAACCATGTATGCTGCAAACCACATGCAGGGCGTGAAGGCGATTGTGACCCTGACCGAATCTGGCCTGACTCCTCGTCTGATGTCTCGTCTGAGCTCGGGTCTGCCAATCTTCTCCATGTCTCGTCACCAGCAGGCGCTGAACTGGACCAACCTGTACCGTGGTGTAACTCCAGTGTACTTTGATCCAGACACAGATCAGTCACTGCTGAGCATCTGCCGTGAAGCACTGAGCACTCTGAAAAACGACGGCTATGTCAAAGAGGGCGACCTGGTTCTGATCACCTATGGTAACAAGTTCGAAACCGTAGGCAGCACCAACTCTATCAAGATCCTGACCGTTGAATAA
- a CDS encoding MurR/RpiR family transcriptional regulator, whose translation MNMLEKITKFLESFSKSERKVAEAILASPKTAIHSSIATLARQADVSEPTVNRFCRRLDTKGFPDFKLHLAQSLAHGTPYVNRNVDESDSAEAYTAKIFESTIACLDVAKNSLDPNAINRAVDILTQAKHISFFGLGASASVAHDAQNKFFRFNVPVSCFDDIVMMRMSCINTDADHVVVLISHTGRTKALVEIAELARENDATVIGITAKDSPLAKVCNLVLAMDVPEDTDVYMPMASRIAQLALIDVLATGFTLRRGLRFRENLRRVKDGLKESRYQPTHL comes from the coding sequence ATGAATATGTTGGAAAAAATCACCAAATTTCTTGAGTCTTTCAGTAAATCGGAACGCAAGGTTGCGGAAGCGATTCTTGCCTCACCTAAAACGGCTATCCATTCCAGCATCGCGACCCTTGCCCGCCAGGCTGATGTCAGTGAGCCAACCGTCAATCGATTTTGTCGCCGCCTGGATACTAAGGGGTTTCCCGACTTTAAGCTTCACCTTGCCCAGAGCCTTGCTCACGGTACCCCCTATGTGAATCGTAACGTGGATGAAAGCGACAGTGCCGAGGCCTATACCGCAAAGATCTTTGAGTCGACTATCGCCTGCCTGGACGTAGCTAAAAATAGCCTGGATCCGAATGCGATCAACCGTGCGGTGGATATTCTGACCCAGGCCAAGCACATCTCCTTTTTTGGACTCGGCGCCTCCGCCTCGGTCGCTCACGATGCCCAGAACAAATTTTTTCGCTTTAATGTACCGGTTTCCTGCTTTGACGATATCGTGATGATGCGCATGAGCTGCATCAACACCGACGCCGATCATGTGGTGGTGCTCATCTCTCACACAGGCCGTACCAAGGCCCTGGTCGAAATTGCCGAACTGGCGCGAGAAAATGATGCAACTGTGATCGGTATCACAGCGAAAGATTCTCCATTAGCTAAGGTCTGTAACCTTGTATTGGCGATGGATGTTCCCGAAGATACCGATGTCTATATGCCGATGGCCTCCCGGATTGCCCAGCTGGCGCTGATCGATGTACTGGCGACCGGTTTTACCCTGCGGCGCGGACTGCGTTTTCGCGAGAATCTCCGCCGGGTCAAAGACGGCCTGAAGGAGTCTCGGTATCAGCCAACACATCTGTAA